Proteins encoded by one window of Puntigrus tetrazona isolate hp1 chromosome 17, ASM1883169v1, whole genome shotgun sequence:
- the LOC122361694 gene encoding complement component C1q receptor, giving the protein MMLALILALSCFVADGTDRVITTCTAEACLTLHLEEKRFKNASDDCVNNGGKLVTMRNEDELQSIKSALSGAGGFSVHSKLWIGLALQKRRCTDFTEELHGFRWTSEPADSKYSYWKKKPLGTCTEKRCVSISLADGLKWTDSSCRDSAFFMCKFLFKGMCKPMALEGPGDVKYNVPFLSEPLTRNERLAMLPHGTGAEVLCGGSEDAEFFFSLCDSKDGVFGWTNSESFCARRKSCKRRNGGCEHRCSETGAGVRCECRDGYYLKDDKASCALRNSCENSPCASKCVPTAAGFACACAEGFDLAEDGVGCVDVDECRRATCGEQRCRNTPGSYFCECEPGFRLVAGKCEDVDECTEGRCEQGCLNSQGSFSCYCHAGYSSTLNDSRRCVDIDECVGRPCEDLCLNTLGSFKCACRENFILAKNGIGCVPGPTEKPLNSPPSGRREAFATKPSRLPGTSGPTTASPLAFTNAKTDSSKHQESFLGGSWVLACVVGSVVPLVAVIVVISVFVVYRWKRARKAALKNATADNYCWVSSGLDKERKNAFN; this is encoded by the coding sequence ATGATGCTCGCACTGATTCTGGCGCTGTCGTGTTTTGTCGCTGACGGGACGGATCGAGTGATCACGACGTGCACGGCCGAGGCTTGCCTCACGCTGCATCTGGAGGAGAAACGCTTTAAAAACGCCTCGGACGACTGCGTTAATAATGGCGGCAAACTGGTCACCATGAGAAACGAAGACGAACTTCAGAGCATCAAATCGGCTCTTTCGGGAGCGGGGGGGTTCAGCGTTCACTCGAAACTTTGGATCGGACTCGCGTTGCAGAAAAGACGCTGCACCGATTTCACCGAGGAGCTGCACGGCTTCAGGTGGACCTCAGAGCCGGCCGACTCCAAATATTCCTACTGGAAAAAGAAGCCTTTGGGCACGTGCACGGAGAAGAGGTGCGTGTCGATTTCGCTGGCGGACGGCCTCAAGTGGACAGACAGCTCGTGCAGAGACAGCGCGTTTTTTATGTGCAAATTTCTCTTCAAAGGCATGTGCAAACCGATGGCGCTGGAAGGACCGGGAGACGTCAAGTACAACGTTCCGTTCCTGTCTGAACCGTTAACTCGCAACGAAAGGTTGGCGATGCTGCCGCACGGGACGGGGGCCGAGGTGCTGTGCGGCGGCTCGGAAGACGCGGaatttttcttctctctttgcGACAGCAAAGACGGCGTTTTCGGCTGGACGAATTCGGAGAGTTTCTGCGCGCGCCGTAAAAGCTGCAAACGCAGAAACGGAGGCTGCGAGCACCGCTGCTCGGAGACCGGAGCGGGCGTTCGCTGCGAATGCCGTGACGGTTATTACCTCAAGGACGACAAAGCGAGTTGCGCTCTCAGGAACAGCTGCGAAAATTCACCTTGCGCGTCCAAGTGCGTGCCGACCGCCGCTGGGTTTGCGTGCGCGTGCGCGGAGGGGTTCGACCTGGCCGAAGACGGCGTCGGTTGCGTCGACGTCGATGAATGCCGGCGAGCGACCTGCGGGGAGCAAAGGTGCCGCAACACGCCGGGGAGCTACTTTTGCGAGTGCGAACCCGGCTTCAGGCTCGTGGCCGGCAAATGCGAAGACGTGGACGAGTGCACCGAAGGCAGATGCGAACAGGGCTGTCTCAATTCACAGGGCTCGTTCTCTTGCTACTGTCACGCGGGTTACAGCTCGACGTTGAACGACAGCAGGAGGTGTGTGGACATCGACGAGTGCGTCGGCAGACCGTGCGAGGACCTCTGCCTTAACACTTTGGGCAGTTTTAAATGCGCCTGTAGGGAAAACTTCATTTTGGCTAAAAACGGCATCGGCTGCGTCCCGGGTCCTACGGAGAAACCGCTGAACTCTCCACCTTCGGGTCGTAGGGAAGCGTTCGCCACTAAACCGAGTCGGTTACCAGGCACTTCCGGACCGACGACGGCCAGCCCCCTCGCGTTCACGAACGCTAAAACGGACTCCAGCAAACACCAAGAAAGTTTTCTCGGGGGCTCTTGGGTGTTGGCGTGCGTCGTCGGTTCGGTCGTCCCACTGGTCGCGGTCATTGTGGTGATATCAGTGTTTGTCGTCTACCGATGGAAACGCGCGAGAAAAGCCGCTTTAAAAAACGCCACCGCCGACAACTACTGCTGGGTTTCATCTGGACTCGACAAGGAGcgcaaaaatgcattcaactGA
- the LOC122361697 gene encoding fibrillin-2: protein MDSHKRTIFFTVIISSCAGMVYSCACTKNVKHCANVYQMPVDFQTAERVCGERGGRLLIQANASDELVDYLLNNLIGHFWTGLSVSSEMCLNNTGSRSSDFTNLETEGKSCVPLCASVSADGMRTPRPCAEKLNGFLCEETRGELCKGSAVVLDSARCMFAPCEHKCAPVKNGYRCSCKESFRSNARDPRRCDFYCSERVCQALCLRGGSACWCPAGFVRSEQTCEDIDECESNHGCAHKCENTIGSYGCACYEPFILVNETECTLSSSLYNAKLLPTPSSNYIARGALSTPAEYAGLIVFLVVALFALLVLVYYLRGRKVTVQERNPPDHEEFQESASK from the coding sequence ATGGATTCTCACAAACGAACGATTTTTTTCACGGTGATCATTTCGTCGTGCGCCGGAATGGTATACAGCTGTGCCTGCACAAAAAACGTAAAACACTGCGCAAACGTTTACCAAATGCCGGTGGACTTCCAAACGGCTGAACGGGTTTGCGGAGAACGGGGCGGTCGGTTACTCATCCAGGCTAACGCATCTGATGAACTTGTGGACTATCTCCTTAATAACCTGATCGGACACTTTTGGACCGGGCTCTCCGTGTCAAGcgaaatgtgtttaaataatacGGGCTCACGGAGCTCAGACTTCACCAACTTGGAGACCGAAGGAAAGTCGTGCGTCCCGCTCTGCGCGTCCGTCTCAGCCGACGGGATGCGGACGCCGAGACCGTGCGCGGAGAAACTGAACGGGTTTCTGTGCGAGGAAACTCGGGGGGAACTTTGCAAAGGAAGCGCGGTCGTTCTGGATAGCGCGCGCTGTATGTTCGCGCCCTGCGAGCATAAATGCGCTCCGGTGAAAAACGGATACCGGTGCTCGTGCAAGGAAAGCTTCCGTTCGAACGCGCGAGATCCCCGCCGCTGCGATTTCTACTGCTCGGAGAGGGTTTGCCAGGCGCTGTGTTTGAGAGGCGGGTCCGCGTGTTGGTGCCCGGCCGGTTTTGTTAGAAGCGAGCAAACCTGCGAAGATATCGACGAATGTGAATCGAATCACGGCTGCGCGCACAAGTGCGAAAACACGATAGGGTCTTACGGATGCGCTTGCTACGAGCCTTTCATCCTCGTCAATGAAACCGAATGCACTCTTTCTTCTAGTCTGTATAATGCTAAACTGTTACCAACACCGTCATCGAATTATATAGCAAGAGGGGCACTGTCGACCCCAGCAGAGTATGCTGGGCTGATAGTATTCCTAGTAGTGGCTCTTTTTGCTCTGTTAGTGCTCGTGTATTATTTGCGCGGTCGTAAAGTAACTGTACAGGAACGCAATCCACCGGATCATGAAGAGTTTCAAGAAAGTGCGTCCAAGTGA